The nucleotide window TTGGAAAAAGTTTGGCATGAATCAATTCCAAAATTTGAAGTTCCAATCAGAGTTGTATGTCCGTATCACACACCAATATCTTCCGAAATAGTAGATTCTCTTGTTTTGAATCATACTGATGATTTTGTACGATAAACAACAGCCAATTCCATAAATCGAAAGAATCCTTAATAATCTAAAACGTAAATTCCTATCATGATAAAGTCCATACCAGACGGATTTCACAGTGCAACAATCTGCCTCACACTAAAAGATGCATCGGCCGCAATTGAGTTTTACAAAAAAGCATTTGATGCACAAGAGCTATTCCGAATGATGGGCAAAGATGGAAAACAAATAATGCATGCAGAGATAAAAATTGGTGATTCCATCATAATGATAAACGATGAATTTCCACAAATGAATTTTAGATCACCTCAGTCAATAGGTGGCTCTGGTAGTGGCGTGTACCTGTACATGAATAATGTGGACGATACACTCAAAAAAGCAGCTGCAAATGGTGCAAAAATTACAATGCCGGCAACAGACGTGTTCTGGGGCGACAGAATGGGATCAATGGAGGATCCATTTGGCCACATTTGGAGTATTGCCACCCATGTAAAAGACGTGAGCCCAGAAGAGATGATAAAGGGCGCGCAAGAAATGAAGGAAAACTGTCAGTGAGAAAAAGATCGAATAATTTTTTCCAAGCAAATCAAAAAGTAAGTAATGTTTTAATACATCGAAATTGCCTCATGAGAAAGTTAACTTGGCAAAAAAAGTAACAAAAAAACCAGCTAAAGAGGAAAAGAAAAAGGCAAAGGCGACCACACCCAAAAAGGAAAAGCCTGCTAAAAAAGCCAAAAAGAACACCAACTTTGTAGCTGACGACGGCCTAGTCATAATTGATGAGAAAATAGAAGAAGATAAGGAAGCCGAGCTAGAGGCACGCAAGGCATATCTTGAAGAAGCAAGATCACAAGAAGTCGAAGACTAACTTTATTTGCAAATACATCATATCATAATAGTGCGAGCAGTCTGTCTTATTACAATAAAACCCGGCAAAACAGACAAAGTTCTGGAATCGCTCCACAAAAAAAGAAAACTTCTCAAGGAGATCCTGCCAGTTACCGGCAGAGCAGACGTTTGCGTCTTGTTGCAGGGCTCCATAGACGAGATAAACAACATGGTAATTGACTTTAAGAAAATCAAGGAAATAGTGACCACGGAAACCCTAATTGAGGTGGAGGTAAACCTGGGATGGTAAAGGCAGTAATTTTGGTAAAATCACCAAAAAAGCTGATTGCAGCCAAGCTTGGCAAGCTCCAGTACGTGTACAACTCTTTTCCAGTTTCCGGCCAGTTCGATGCAGTAGCATTTGTCCAAGTCGATGATTTATCCCAAATCCGAGAGGTCACTACAAAAATCCAAATGATTCCCGGCGTTGAGCGAACCGAAACCATGATGGAAATACAATAAAGCATTTAACATTGTAGTGTATAATCACCCTGTGAACATAAAGCGTGTAGGAAACGTAATTTTGGCAGTAAAAGACTTGGACAAGTCCATTGCCTTTTACCACGAATTGCTCGGGTTGCCAATCAAAAACCAAAGAAGAACATGGGTTGATTTGGGACAGACGGGTGCGTTGCTAAGCTTGCATCCAGCCGGACTGACAGCGGATCATTCTGCAAACAATCTTGAAGGTGGAATTGTTGTTGGCTTTTTGGTCGGCGATGTCAAATCAGCAATGGATGAGCTGAAATCAAAAGGAGTCAAGGTTCACCGGGAGATAATGGACCGAGAGGCAGGCAAAAACGCCATAGTGCTAGACCCAGACGGATACATGGTATCTTTGTTTGAGCCTAAATTTGCAGACTCGGACCAGCAATCAAAAGGATATCACGGATTTACTCCGGCCTAAAAAATACTCTTTACCTTTCTTATTATTTCATCTAATGATTTTGCACTTGGATTTATCGAAATATAATATACAACATTTTTGTTTGGCACACATACTACGATTGCATTTTTGTGTCTAATTGTAACAGAGTCCAGATTGCCAAAGGCTTTGGCCTGGGAATGGCGTAGTGTTATCAGGTTTGATATGATAAAGAACTCGTTTTTTGCATTCTCTGGGTTTAGCAGTGGCTTGAGTCCAGGCTGGATTATTCCAGTCAATGTGCGCCCAAATTCGTTTATCACCCCAGCATAGCGCACTGACTTTGATATGCCCAGTATTTTTTGGCAGTCTTTTCTGTACTGTATGATAGTGTCCTTCCATTTCTGCTCAGGGGTTTTGTTCAATGGTTAGACTCAGCATACTAAAGTTAAAAAGAGTTTGTTCATGCCATAAAAAATAAAATTTTGATCACAATAATTATTTGAATATCTCTTGGAGCTTTTTGTAAAAATTTGCACTAAATCTTAAATAAAATGATGTACATTGTATGACGATGCATAAGGACATCAGTTCTGAAGCATAAAAGGCGCGTGACCTAAGCAGAACGAATTGTGTTCCCGCTTGGTGCAATAGCACATTGGGATAGAGAGGTGTTCTCTCATGTTCTGCGTTTGTGGGTCACGCCTATTTGTTTTCCATTCTCAGAGAACGCTGTGACTATTTTTTCATAATAATCAAGATCAGTCTTAAATAACATTTTGACGTATAATACCCAACGAGAAACTATCACTTCTGCGTCGTAGATTTGATAGAAATAGGAAAACGATCATGTTATTACGAAACTATTTCGTTGTAGTTTTCCACTTGTTTTCTCGTTGTGATTTTAGACCTTTTTGTTCTTGAATGACTCAATTCTCTTTTTTAGTTCTGCATTTTCCAGTCTGAGTCGTTCGTTTTCTTCCTTGGTGGTATAGTCAGATGCCATTTTATGGCTCATTGGGTGTCCTGGCGCAAACATGCTAGATGACATGTCCATCAAACCAGATGCATGTTTTAGGTACATCTTGTTGAACTCATTAATCTTGCCAGTAAATGTGGTGTTTTCTGCAATCATTTTTTCCTTTAGCTTGGCAGGATTCATAGTCATTGGACCAACCATTGCCGGCGGATATCTTAGTGAGGTAAACGGACTAAGGCTAAATCCCAGTGGATAGCCGTGCATCTCCATGAACGCTCGAATCTCAGTTGGATCCATGTTTTTCCCACGCCGGAACGGTATTTTTGCTTTGGCATTACGCATTAGATATACCGCCCAGCTAATTCCTAGTCATTTTTAATCAAATTGAGCTGATCGCGGATCCTTATAGCGATCAGAGATCGCATGCCCAATACACATGGGATTCAAGCTAAAGCACTGCATCAAGTGCAAAAAAAACATCAGCATGGGTGAGCTACACAAAATCGTAATGTATGTAGTCCAAGAAAAGTTCACAGATCATCACTATGAGCACATAGAGTGCCCTGACAAGTTTACAGTCTAGTCGGTGTGCACCCAGACAGGGTACAGTTGTCCGTCATCTCTATGATACTTCCACTCATTGTTCTTCCAGACCACCTTTTCAAATGAGGGTTGGGTAGATGGATGAATTCTTGCATACACATCATCACCAATTAGAATTTGGTTTTGCTTTGCCATGCCTTGGATTTTTGCTGCAATGTTCATTACAGGACCCAAGATGTCAACGTGTGATTTTTTGGCATCTGCTCCATACCTGACTATCATGTTTTCACCATAGTCGATTCCTATTTTGATTGCCAAGTCCGGATAGTCGTACTGGTTTAGAATTGGATTGATTCCCTTTTGGATTACTGATAACATGGACTTGGCACACATTACTGCATTGTCTGCTGGCTGGAGTTGGTTTTCCTCTGCTGGAAAATAGCCAATCACGGCATCACCTACAAACTTTAGCACAAAGCCCCCATGGTGTCGGATTGTTTGCGCCATCTCTTGCGCAAAGCAGGTGATTATGATAGCTACTTTTTCCTCAGGTAGTGCAAGTGTGATTTGTGTAGAGCCAACCAAATCGACATACATTACCACCATTTTCATTCTGGAAAAGACGTTTTTTCGCAAAAATGCATCGGATTCATCTTCCTGCGGTGAATACTCGTATCCACTCTTTAGTGCACGCCAGACCCGGTTTTGGGTTTCCTTGATCAGAGTTTCAGAATCCACCACGCGCTCTGAGGGTTTGGATAGCATCATGTCAATTACGCCATAGTCTTTTTTGGCCTTTTTTGGCGCAGGTTTTGGCTCACTCGCTGGGGCGTTTGGTTTTTCTTTGCTACTCATCATACAACACTATTCCAGGGGAAAACTCACGTCACAGACAGGGCATTTTGCACGCCTGCCCTTGTATGCATCATCATAATACTGGACTACCTCCACGTTACAGTTTGAGCATAATATCTTGCTTAGTGCCATTTTCAACAAAAAGTAGGGTGATTTTGTATTTAAGAGATTGGTACAAAACAACGGTGCAGAGCATTAGGATTTTTAGGCTCAAAAGACGACCAAGTTTGTGCGCCTAGGCAGCAAGACTACGGACGAGTTTTTAGGAACTTTGGGACAAAGATCAGACAAAATAAGCCAGTTATTCCAGAGAGAGATAGAAAGGTTGACCAAGCCAATTCCCATCAAGGTAATGCTTGGCGACACCACAGTAACTGACCAAAACACGTTTGATCCCGATTCGATTGGAAAATTATACAACACCATACTACACCAGAACAAAAACTGGAAGGTAGAGGGAATCACATCCACTGCCGATGAGGACCTGCGTCGAATCTTTGTAAAGCTGGAATGTCAGGTTGGAAACTACATCTTGTTGTGGCACTTGGCGTTACAGTATCACGCACTATTATATTACAAGCCGGATATCAAAGTTGCCCAAATCCAAAAAGAGCTTGCCGACATTATGGATAATACCATAAACAAGGAAAAAGAGCTTGCCGATCTGACAGATTCCATGATAAAGGAAAGACTGGAGACAATGGGTCACAAGGAATTAGACGAACAAAAGCTCTTTGAGGTGTTATTCAATGACGACAAGCTCCGAGAGGAGGTAGTACAAGAGACGGAAAAAAAGACAGATTATGATTTTAGGGCAAAGGATCAAAGAAAAAAAGAACTTTTCAAAGAACTGGACAATCTCCTAATTGAGGCATATACCACAACATCGGTTCTAATTGATGAGAATAGACTGGTAACTGGCGAGGAAGGCTGTGTTTGCACAGTAGATTTGGATTTTCTGAAAAACAAAACCAAAGAGGCAATTTTTGATCCAAAGAGAATCTCAGATAACACAAAACAAGAAATCATCAAAACTTTGGATGATGTCATAAAATCTCTAAGCAATTGAGAAATTTTATATCACAGACACGCCAATCAAAACAAAAAGCCAAAGGAACAATGAACTAAATTACTCTAGTTCAAGGGGAGAACGTTCCTTTGACTAACTATGTACGATCATCGTTAATATATTTAAGATCTATGTGCAATTTTGTGCCTAGTTCACCATAGATGATTTTTGCAATTAGTCAAGAAAGTGCACACGAAATTAAATATACCAAGGAGCAGGCGAGCTAGTCTAATGATTCCTCGATACGACGACATTGTAAAGATTAGAAATTCTTATGGAAACATAATTCGAAAGACACCTCTGTATTATTCTGAGACATTTAGCAAAATGTCCGGCTCTAAGGTGTATCTAAAGGCA belongs to Candidatus Nitrosotenuis cloacae and includes:
- a CDS encoding VOC family protein translates to MIKSIPDGFHSATICLTLKDASAAIEFYKKAFDAQELFRMMGKDGKQIMHAEIKIGDSIIMINDEFPQMNFRSPQSIGGSGSGVYLYMNNVDDTLKKAAANGAKITMPATDVFWGDRMGSMEDPFGHIWSIATHVKDVSPEEMIKGAQEMKENCQ
- a CDS encoding adenylate/guanylate cyclase domain-containing protein, whose translation is MSSKEKPNAPASEPKPAPKKAKKDYGVIDMMLSKPSERVVDSETLIKETQNRVWRALKSGYEYSPQEDESDAFLRKNVFSRMKMVVMYVDLVGSTQITLALPEEKVAIIITCFAQEMAQTIRHHGGFVLKFVGDAVIGYFPAEENQLQPADNAVMCAKSMLSVIQKGINPILNQYDYPDLAIKIGIDYGENMIVRYGADAKKSHVDILGPVMNIAAKIQGMAKQNQILIGDDVYARIHPSTQPSFEKVVWKNNEWKYHRDDGQLYPVWVHTD
- a CDS encoding Lrp/AsnC ligand binding domain-containing protein is translated as MVKAVILVKSPKKLIAAKLGKLQYVYNSFPVSGQFDAVAFVQVDDLSQIREVTTKIQMIPGVERTETMMEIQ
- a CDS encoding VOC family protein, which produces MNIKRVGNVILAVKDLDKSIAFYHELLGLPIKNQRRTWVDLGQTGALLSLHPAGLTADHSANNLEGGIVVGFLVGDVKSAMDELKSKGVKVHREIMDREAGKNAIVLDPDGYMVSLFEPKFADSDQQSKGYHGFTPA